One window from the genome of Candidatus Methylacidiphilales bacterium encodes:
- a CDS encoding glycosyltransferase, whose product MPKISCLIPAYNEAHRISDTILSAVSWADQIIVINKSSTDNTANVAQSCSEKVKIINRAYSPKGDDNFLEYIEYPENDWIFILTCSEIPTRKLIHSIVRLLNKNEKNIDLVYIPRRMYSLGINQYGSPWYVSYYPFLFHRRRVKVQNTIHDNIRPTDSSRTVRIPYSEDCCVYHFTHPCVQDYIHSTLTYALIEAKQTPDELVSKKIIHSFKNIQKAATSIAQIKGDWIPAFSAWTIYWLITVLCLWEKTRTDNVSSFYKASRKTLLENEWTNPTLSQSYYYSSLQLPVSPSKFKLWQRFLVAILTIPYFISKISFIFARPFYKKNLSSS is encoded by the coding sequence ATGCCAAAGATATCCTGCCTAATCCCGGCTTATAATGAAGCGCATCGCATTTCTGATACGATACTAAGCGCAGTATCATGGGCAGACCAAATCATCGTAATCAACAAATCTTCTACAGACAACACTGCCAATGTAGCTCAATCATGCTCCGAAAAAGTAAAAATCATCAATCGTGCATACTCACCCAAAGGCGATGACAATTTTTTAGAATATATAGAATACCCAGAAAACGATTGGATATTCATTCTCACATGCTCCGAAATCCCAACTAGAAAGCTTATTCACAGTATTGTAAGATTACTCAATAAAAATGAAAAAAATATAGACCTTGTATATATTCCTCGTAGAATGTATTCACTAGGCATAAATCAGTATGGAAGTCCCTGGTATGTAAGCTATTATCCGTTTCTTTTTCACCGACGGCGTGTCAAGGTTCAAAACACAATTCACGATAATATCCGTCCTACTGATTCCTCTCGAACAGTAAGAATCCCTTATTCTGAAGATTGCTGTGTCTATCATTTTACCCATCCTTGTGTGCAAGATTATATACACTCAACCCTCACTTATGCACTAATCGAGGCCAAACAAACTCCTGATGAGCTTGTAAGTAAAAAAATAATCCATTCATTTAAGAATATACAAAAGGCTGCCACATCTATTGCACAAATAAAGGGCGATTGGATACCCGCCTTTTCGGCATGGACAATATACTGGCTGATTACAGTTTTATGCCTATGGGAGAAAACAAGAACCGATAATGTTTCCTCTTTCTATAAAGCTTCAAGAAAAACTTTATTGGAAAATGAATGGACAAATCCTACACTATCACAATCTTATTATTACTCATCTCTACAACTTCCGGTATCACCCTCAAAATTTAAGTTATGGCAACGCTTCCTGGTGGCTATTTTAACTATACCCTATTTTATATCGAAAATCTCATTCATATTTGCTCGCCCTTTCTACAAGAAAAATTTGTCCTCAAGTTAA
- a CDS encoding glycosyltransferase — translation MKAFSSNLSDPTIDQNTKTNPLYTVSALVSVYRSNRFIFDKLLDLTEQTLYRKGKLQIIVINTASPEKEHFTILKFLEHYPHFTYIYTHQRESVYSAWNRGIVLAQADLITNSNTDDRLRPDALEIMSQALLDDKGGAVLAYCRSYIHHIPNQKWSSRIRFNSIYQNHPNRKPHQHEIGPNPVWKRKLHDIHGLFDTRYRAAGDHAFFSQIAQKYPFLEIPEILGLWYRDKKRRNLGFLSDSELKSIPPQPLKSDPIEVQKEIDYWRTLNQEAEIYQSKAETMPEIPLKRKWLLW, via the coding sequence ATGAAAGCTTTTTCCTCAAATCTTTCTGATCCCACAATAGATCAAAATACGAAAACAAATCCACTCTATACTGTTTCAGCATTAGTTTCAGTCTATAGATCAAATCGATTCATTTTCGATAAATTGCTGGATCTGACGGAGCAAACCTTATATAGAAAAGGAAAATTACAAATTATAGTTATCAACACAGCTTCTCCTGAAAAGGAGCATTTCACTATCTTGAAGTTCCTCGAACACTACCCACATTTCACGTATATCTACACCCACCAAAGGGAGTCAGTATATTCAGCCTGGAATCGTGGCATTGTCTTAGCTCAAGCCGATTTGATTACTAATTCGAATACTGATGATCGCCTGCGTCCCGATGCACTAGAGATTATGAGCCAAGCTCTCTTGGACGACAAAGGAGGCGCTGTCTTGGCATATTGTCGTTCATACATCCACCATATACCCAATCAAAAATGGTCAAGCAGAATTCGCTTCAACTCAATCTACCAAAATCATCCAAATAGAAAACCTCACCAACATGAAATTGGACCTAATCCCGTATGGAAGCGAAAGTTGCATGATATCCACGGTTTATTCGACACTCGTTATAGAGCTGCAGGGGACCACGCTTTTTTTAGTCAAATCGCGCAAAAATATCCATTTCTTGAAATTCCGGAAATTCTAGGCCTATGGTATCGAGATAAAAAGAGGAGAAACTTGGGCTTTCTAAGCGACTCAGAACTTAAATCTATACCACCCCAGCCTCTTAAATCAGATCCAATCGAAGTCCAAAAGGAAATAGACTATTGGCGCACTCTAAATCAAGAAGCTGAGATTTACCAAAGTAAGGCTGAAACTATGCCTGAAATACCACTTAAAAGGAAGTGGCTTCTATGGTAA